A stretch of DNA from uncultured Pseudodesulfovibrio sp.:
TATCCACCATGGGACGGCCGGCGGGCTTGGCGTATACCGTGGCGAAGTGCGCTTTGGGGACCATGTCGCGGGCGATCTTGGCGGTCTTGCCCGTGTCCACCAGATCGTCGATGAGCAGCCAGCCCTCGCCTTCACAGTCCACTCCCTTGAGGATGTTGGCATCACCCTGCTCTTTCCAGTTGTATGAGGAAAGGCAAATGGTATCGATGAGATGGATGTCCAGCTCGCGGGCGATGATGGCCGCTGGGACCAGGCCGCCGCGGGTAATGGCCAGGATGCCCTTCCAGGGACCTCTTTCGACCAGACGCCAGGAAAGGGCTCGGCAGTCTCGATGCAATTGTTCCCAGGTTACAGGGAACATTTTCTGGTATCGGCTCTTGTCAACCATGGAAAATTCTCCTTAGCGATGTCAGAACGTCGGGCTTCGTACCCGTGTCCGGGCAATTAATCAAGAGTACAGGCCCTGCCTTTGTAATCAAAGAGGAAAGAGAGCGTCTTGCGAACCATGGGTGAAAACAGCTTCGGAGACAAAACCCGCCCCGCCACGCGCTTATTGATCTCCCCGAGAGTCGGGTACGGCATGACCATGGAGGCCATGGCCGACAGCTTTACTCCGCCCCCCAATGCCGTGGCCCATTGTCCGAGCAGTTCTCCAGCGTGCGGACCGACTATCTGCGCCCCCAGGGGCTTTTCCTTATGATCGAGGATCAACTTGACCTTTCCTTCAATCCGCCCTTCGGCCCGGGCGCGGTCGTTGTTTGTGAAGAGTTCCTCGAAGACCGAATATTCTACCCCCGCCTCCAACGCGCGCTTTTCGTTCATGCCCACGCTGGCCAGCTCCGGATCGGTGTAGGTGCACCATGGCAGCCGCGTATAATCCGCCTTGCGCGGCAAGTGGAAGACCACGTTGGACAGAACGATGGACCCTTCGTATCCGGCTGCGTGGGTAAACAGATAGCGGCCAAGCACGTCGCCGCAGGCAAAAATATGTTTTTGGGTAGTGCGCAGACGCGCGTCCACCTTGATCCCGCGCCCGGCGAGTTCCACTCCGCAGTTTTCGAGCCCGAGCCCTTCCACTCGGGGCATGCGCCCGGCGGCTACGAGCAACTGTTCGGCCCGCACCGTATGGGACCTGCCCGTTCGGGCGAATTCAACCTCCATCTCGCCATTTACCCGACGTACAGCGGTGGTCGCAGCGGACAACTCCACCTTCACACCTTCAGCAGCCAACGCAGCCCGAACCACCTCGGCCATGTCCTCATCCTCCACAGGGAGCAACTGGCTGTTGCGCTGGACGATGGTCACTGTGGTCCCGAGGCGGGTGAAGGCCTGGGCCATTTCACAACCTATGGGGCCGCCGCCGATTATCGCCAGGGACGAAGGCAGTTTCTCAAGGCTGAAAAGATCCTCATTCGTGAGATATGAAACATCGGCAAGGCCATCAATGGGCGGGACGGCCGGAGATGAGCCGGTGGCCAGGACCCAGGACCGGGCGGACAGCCGCTTTCCGGAGCAGTCGATCATGTGCTCGTCAACAAAACGGGCTTCTCCGAACACAACCTTGACGCCCAGCCCGCAAAAGCGCTCCTCGGAGTCGTGCTCCTGAATGGCCTCAATGACCTCCCGGATTCGGCCATTGACCGACCCCATATCCACTGGGGGCACGTTCACTTCGGGTAGGCCGAAGCGAGCGGCGTGGCGCATGTCATGATAGATTTCAGCCGTGCGAATCAGCGTCTTGCTCGGCACGCAGCCGGTGTGCAGGCAATCACCGCCCAAGGATGCCCCTCGCTCGACGAGTACTGTCTTCACTCCGAGCTGCGCGGCTCCGGAGGCAACGGTCAGTCCAGCCGCTCCACCACCGATGACGCCAATATCAAAATCATATTCAGCCATGGTTCCTCCGCTTCCTGTACCAGCCGAGTCCCTTCTTCGCAGCCAGAGGGAAAAGCCCAAGTACCACGAATGACAGGATCAGACTCGGCGAGAGCAAGCCCGTCAGGGAGTCAAGCTGGCCCAACTCCTTGCCCGCGTTGACATAGACCGCCGTGCCCGGGAGCATGCCGACTTGAGAGACCCAGGCATAAGTGACCAGACGCATGGGGGTCAGCCCCATAAGTGTATTGACTACGAAAAAGGGGAAGATCGGGATGAGCCGAAGAGTGAAAAGGTAGAACGCCCCTTCGCGCTCAACGCCCCTGTCGATGCGCCCAAGCTTGTCGCCGAACCTGCTCCGGACCGATTCACGCAGTACGTAGCGCGATAGCAGAAAGGCAAGGCTGGCACCCAGAGTGCTGGCCAACGAAACCATTACCAGACCAACCCACAGACCGAATAAGGCCCCGCCCGCCAGCGTAAGTACGGCGGCAGCTGGCAACCCCAGAGCGGCCACGGCTACATATATGAGGAAATACGCGCCGAGTACCAGAAAAGTATGCGCACCATACAGAGCCTGAAACTGTTCACGCGATTGTTTAAGGTAATCCAGAGAGAAAAAACGGCCAAGATCGAACAGAAAATAGGCGGCCACCAGCCCGGCCAGCAGGGCCGAGACCAGGAGTTTGCCGGCCGCACTCCGGCTCATGCGCCCTCGCCGTGACCCGCAAGCATCTGCGCGCCGTAAAAGGCCGCGCCAAACAGTCCGCTCGCCTCGTTGGCGTTGAGTTTGACCGGGACGGTGTTCAGAAAATCCTGATACACGTGGGAATTATGAAACTCATCCATGAATTCCGGAATCTGAACCAGCATGGGGTTCTTGGCTGCCACGCCGCCCGCGATGAACAGGCCGCCGGTGGTCATCAAGCCGATGGCCCAGTTTCGACACGCTCGGGCGTAGAACCGGGCATACCACTTGGCCGTCTCGCTCTCCGGGGTCAATCTGGCGGAAATCTCCTTGGGAGAAAGGTTCTCACCGGTCAAAAATCGATGCACGAGCTGCAAACCGAGCCCTGTGACCACGGAGTCTCCCTCTGGCCAGTTGCGGCCACTCTCCAAGCGGTTGAACTCGGCGTATTCGGCTTCTTCACGCCCGACAAAGGGAAAGGCCATGTGCCCTCCTTCGGAAGGGATGGCCGCCCACTTGCCGCTGGTCTTGAACATCGCGGAATAGCCGAGTCCCGTGCCAGCGCCGATAACGCCGATGGTCTCTCCCTCCATCGCCTCACCGTCCTGAATTACCAGGGCATCGTCCACGGCGCAGGTGCGGCAGGCATAGGCCTGGGCCGAAAAATCGTTGATGAGCACGGCTGCCGCGCCGAAATCCACTTCACGCAAGTCGATGCCCCACGGGGCATTGGGTAGTTTCGGACAGGTCACGCCTCTATAGACGGCGCCGGCAGGAGCCAGAACCGCAGCGTCGAACGAGCCGGGCCGCACAGGAAAATCGCTGTCCCAGAGTTGTCCGACCAGTTCCGGGAATGTTTGCGCCCCGTGGGTATCAAGCCAGATGGAATCCAGCATTTCCAGGTGGTTGTCTTGCGCCTCGAACAAGGCAAACCGACTGTTGGTGCCGCCGATGTCGGCGGCCAGAATCTTGACCATGCGCCCTTCTCCTCCGTGAAACGGAGCCTATCACAATCGGACGAAAAAAAAAGGAGCCCGAAGGCCCCTTTTCCAGCTGATTCGACCGCTTTGGCGGCATGTTTGGATCAGGCCGCTTCGCTGGCCTTTTCCAGATCGCCGTCAGGCACTGCGGCAGAGTCCGCCATGTCCGCAAGTTCCACAGGCTGGCGCTTGCGCTGCACATACTTGCGGGTGATGCGCCGCAGGGTCTCGGTCTTTCCCTCGCGCTCGGCCGGGGAAAGGAACGAGGCAAGCTTTCGTTCCAGCTTGTAGGAGTTCTGCTCCTTGCTGATGGCCACGATGCCTTCCATGACCAGCTTCTGGTTGAGCAATTCAGCCCGTGTGGAATAATTGATGTTTTCAGCAATGGGCGAAAAGACCAGATGGGACAGGATCAGCCCATACAAGGTGGAGATGAAGGCCACCGGGATATTTTTGAGGATCACGGCGGTGTCGTTGATGCCCATGAGGAGACCGATGAGGCCAATGACCGAACCCGCAACGCCGAACGCGGGAGCCGTGCGGGCCAGGGTCTGGAAAAATCGCTCGCTCTGCTGGCGACGTAGATTGAAGAATGCCATCTCCGCGCTCAGGCATTCGCGGATTTCATCCTCCTTGTAGTTGTCCACCAGAAGGCACAGCCCGCTTTTCAAAAAGGAACTCGTGGCCTTGTTGGCCGAACGTTCCAGGGAAAGCACACCGTCCACCTTGGATTTGACGGACAGATCGAGCAAGGTGGTGACAATCTCTTCTGCCGTGGTCCGCCCATTGGTGTATACGTTCTTGGCCACGGCAAAGGCGTTTTTGACGTGCCCCACCGGATAGCTGATGAGCATGGCCGCGCTCAGGCCTGAAATGACGACAAGAAATGCCGCCAGGTTGAAGTACGCCCCGGCCGCGCCGGTGAGCATGAAACTGCCTATGAATATGGCCAGGCTCAAACCGATCCCGATAAGATTTTTTCTACCCATGGATGCCTCCGATCGATCAACTGTTGTTGGAAATAACGATTTCGACACGCCGATTGCTGGTCTGGTTGGCTGCCGAGGTGTCTGGCAGTTCAGGCTGATACGCCCCCCTGCCGGTTACCACCAACCGCTTGGGGGCAATCCCGATGCGATTGATGAGCTGGTCCGCAATGCCCGCCGCCCGTTCGGACGACAACGTGAAACTCTGTGCTCCCTGCGCCTCGCTCTGATCCACAAAACCTATGACGTGGACCAGCCCCACGCTCAGTCGGACCAGGTCCCCTATCTCGTCGAGATAGGCTGCGGACTCGGGCTTGAGCTGGCCGGAACCACCGTCGAAAAACAGATCGCCACGCAGGGTCACGCGTACTTGGCCTCGTCCCTCCCGGACCACGGTGATACCGTTGGTGCGGGAGCGATACAGGACCTCGTTTTCAGCCACTTGGACCACGTCTTGAGACCCGCCGGTGGTGGTCCGGCTTGCGATCTGGCCGATAAGGCCGATGAGCGGATCAAGGGCGCTGGCCGACTGGGCTTTTTCTGCGGACTGTTTACTGAACAATATCTTCACGTCCTGTTTTGAGCTTGCGTAGATGAACAGCACGGCAAAAAGCACGAACATGACCATCATCAGATCGGACCAGGGAACGGCCCAGTCATTGGCTCCACGGGACGGGTCCTCGCCTTCCATCTGGTGAAACGAGGTAAAACCCTGGTCGAATTTCGTATCTGTCTTCTGCATTTTCACTCCTGCGCTCTCGCGCGCACGTTATGAAGCAAAAAACCTGCCATGGTGATAATCGTTTGAAATGACCGGGTAAGTTACAAAGCATGTCAGTTCATGAACGCTTGCTTAGGAACCGATACGGATCAATCGTCAAGAGTCCGTCGTTGACGCCGAGATGGATATGAGGAACATTTCGGGCATGCAAAAAGGTCCCTTCCGCAACCGATCCCCCCTTGTCCTGGCCTCGGGTTCTCCCCGCAGGCGTGAACTTCTGGCCGACCTTGGCCTGACCTTCGATGTGCACCCGAGTCCGCTGGAAGAGCCTCTGCCCGAACCAGGGGAATCACCAGCCGAATACGTCCTGCGCATGGCCGAACTTAAAACCCTGGACGTGGCCGGCCGTTTTCGTGGAGCGACAATTCTCGGCGCTGACACCGCCGTGGTTCTGGGCGAGCGGATCATGGGCAAACCCCATTCCAAGCTCGACGCGCTCGAGATGCTGACTACCCTGTCCGGCATGACCCATCAGGTGGTCAGCGGATTTTGCGTGGTCCTGCCCGACGGCAAAATCCTGTCCGAAGCCGTCAGCACGGATGTGGACATGCGAGAGTCCACCGAGGGCGAACTGATGAGCTACATCGAGACCGGCGAACCCATGGACAAGGCCGGAGCATACGCCATTCAGGGCGTGGGCACCTTTCTGGTTACGGCCATACGAGGCTCCTACACCAACGTCGTTGGACTGCCTGTCGCTCGTGTTCTTGAAGTGCTGACCGCGTCAGGCTGTGCTGAGCCACGGCTGCCGAACAAGAGCTAAGCCCGGACCAGACTTCAAATCGGTCTCTCTGTGGATCTTGCAAGAATCAAAAAAGCCGTTCGCCTTATCCTTCAGCCCGGCAAATCCATCCCCTCGGAATAAACGATGGCAGAAATGGCCCAAGACGGTTGAAGTCCTGTCTCTTTCAGCTATTATTCATCGTGATCAAATACTGCTGGCGAGCCTCCTTCAGGCAGTGTTCCGCCAACATCTCCACCATCCAGAAACCAAACGGAGATACCCATGACCGATAAACCTGAAAAGACCACCACCGCCATTCTTGGAGCCCTGCAAGGATCCATAACGATATTCAGCGATCTGCTTCGCTCCATCCCGACAGATGTCCTGGACACAAAACGAGGAGAAGGGTTCTGGTCCCTGCACGAGCACGCCGCCCACCTGGCCGACGTCCAGTTCATGGGGCTGGAGCGGATGCGGCGCATCCTGACCGAGGATGTGCCCGAATTCGTGCCCTTCGTCCCGGGCAAGGAGGATGAAACAGAGAGACCGCCTCTTGCTCCTGTGGATGACATCGTCACCCAATTCAAAAGCGGCCGAGAAAAACAGCTCGAACTCTTGAAGAGCGCCTCCCCTGAGGACTGGAAGCGGACGGCCATTCATCCTGAATACGAGCAATACGGTCTGTATATCTTCGCTCGCCACATCCTCATGCACGATCACTGGCACATGTACCGGATGGAGGAATTGTGGCTGGCAAGGGATGAAGACCTTTCCAAACTCGAAGGATAATCAAGCTCGAGACGGGGCAATCCACACGGCGGCTTAGCCCCTTTGGCCAGCAGGAAGGAACACCATGAACTTTCGAATGAAAAAAGACTGTGCGAACGTAGACTGGCGAGCTGTTGCCGACATTCTGAAAGAAGTCGGCATGGCCCATCATTCGCCTGAGATGCACGCCAAGGCATTTAAGGCCAGCTACACCAGGGTCTTCATCTATGATGAGGATAAGCTGATCGGTTTTGGCCGGGCCATTTCGGACGGAGCCTACCAAGCGGCCGTTTACGACTGCGCCGTGCTGCCTGAGTATCAGGGGCACAAACTCGGGACCCGGATCATGGATGCCCTGCTGAAAGACGTGGGGGAATGCAACGTTATTCTTTACGCTGCGCCCGGCAAGGAAGGCTTCTATCAGAAGCAGGGATTCAGCCGAATGAAGACGGGCATGGCGCGCTTCACCAGCCCCGACGCAATGCGTGACAAGGGCTTCACCGAATAGCCACCCTTATCCTCTCAGGCTATTTCCCGATATAACGGACGAGGTAGGTGACCTCCCCCAGGTCGACCACGGTGTCGTGGACGAACCCATGGGGCGCAGTCAGCCGGTCGGCATCCTCGGGCCCAATGCGTTTTTCAGGATCGGACGGTCCGGGGCCTTTGGCGAACTTCTTGAACTCGATCAGCGCCAAAACGCCTCCGGGCACGAGCACACGTTTTATCTCTTCCATGAGTCCTGGCCGGGCCTCCTCGGGCAAATCATGCAGCACGGTAGCCATGAACGCGGCGTCCACCGACCCTGTGGGCAAATCAAGCGTCCTGGACAAATCGGCCACTTTGGCTTCGACATTGCCGAGTCCTTCTTCACGAGCCCTTTCTGTCAGCGCCGCTATGCCCTCCTCCCACAAGTCCAGGGCATAGACCAGGGAGCCTGCGCCCAGACGACGGGCAAGGGCCAGGGTATAGTTCCCGGCGCCGCAGCCGAGATCAAGATAGGTGGCTCTGGAGCCGACCATGATGTTGTCGAAAGCCAGATCCTGATCGATGAGGTCGATGCTGCTTTTTCCAGCGGCCTTGGGTTTGGATTCCATGGATACTCCGGATAAATATTCGATTTCCGATCAGGATACGCGTTACGCCCCTCGGCGTCAAAAGATCTAGGGATTGACGTGCTTGCCCAAAATGGACAGGCCATAGCGCTTGCCGTCCATCTCGGCTATCCCCGGCAGATCTCCCCATGTTTCGAATCCAAAGGAACGGAACAGCCGTATGGACCCCTCGTTGTGGGAAAAAATATAGGCCACAACGCTCCGTATGCCCAGTTCCGGCGTCATATCCAAGGCCTCTTTGAGCAACCGTTTGCCCAATCCCTGGCGTCGGTACTCCGGGGCAATGTAAATGCTGATTTCCGCTGTGCGGTCATAAGCCGGTCGTCCGTAAAAGGATTCAAAGCTGACCCAGGCGGCAACTTCTCCTTCGATGCGCTCGACCATGATGGGGCGCTTGCCGGGAATGTGGTTGTTGAACCAGGCCCGCTTCGACTCGACGCTCACCGGCTCTATGTCTGCGGTGGCCAGGCGTGTGGGGACCGTGGAGTTGTATATTTCGACGATTTTCGGAAGGTCTTTATCGGTGGCGGGTTGCATGAAATGCTCCTTTATTCACCCGGCCGGTGCCGGGTTGGAAGTCGGCTTACGGCGCAGACAATAATCGGCCTTTTCACGACAAGCAAGAATTGAACGAAGGCATACCCCACAGGAAACGACTTCACGCTCACCGGTCGTATTCGTCAAGACATTGCCTGTAGCGGCGTTTGCGATTATCAAGTCCGTAAACTGTAGCCTGGAGCCTTACAATGACCGCATCCAATCCTCTCGACAAGCTGGCCCTTGCCGTGGCCACTCTCGGCCCCGTCGGCCATTTTCCCAAAGCCCCCGGCACCTGGGGTTCTCTGGCCGCCACGGTAGTCGCCCCTTCGCTCTTCCTGACACTCGCCCTGCCCTGGCGCGCAGCTGTGCTCATAGCCATATTCTTCATTGGCACCTGGGCCTGCGGGCGGGCAGAAACCATCATGGGCAAAAAGGATCCCGGCTGTGTGGTTGTCGACGAACTGTTCGGACAATGGCTTGCCCTGTTCTTCTTCCAGGCCATGCCCCTCTGGTACGTGGCCGTGGGCTTCGCCCTGTTCCGCGTCTTTGACATACTCAAACCCTGGCCCGTCAAATGGGCTGAAACCGCCTTCCCTGGCGGCTTCGGCGTCATGATCGACGACGGCGTTGCCGGACTCTACGCCATGGGTTGTCTGCATCTCATCGCCTACCTTGTTTCGATGATTGGCTAACCAGAATAAGGTCGGCACATTCACGTTCGGATATTTTCGACAATCAGAGATCGGGTTGAAAAGGTGCTCCGGACTCTCCAAATCTTTTGGAGATCGTCTTGAAGATCTCGGCGATTTTACAGGTCTCTCACTATCCACACTTAGGAAACAAAAAAGCGCCGCCCCAATGGGCGGCGCTTTTTCATAACAATATTCCAGCAGGCCTATTTGACGACGAACTCGTCCCGGCGGTTCTTGGCCCAGGCGGTCTCGTTGTGGCCCGGATCGACGGGGTATTCTTCACCAAAGCTGACGATTTTCATGCGTTCAGGCTGGACGCCAAGAATAACCATGTGCTCGTAGGCGGCGCGGGCACGACGTTCGCCCAAAGCGAGGTTGTATTCTTCGGTGCCGCGCTCGTCGCAGTGGCCTTCAATGACAACATTGACGCCATCGTACTTGCGCAGAATGTTGGCTTTCTGAGCCAGGATGGAACGGGCTTCATCGCTCAGTTCATAGGAATTGAAGGCGAAATGAATGGTCACGCTGGTCAGTTCCTGGACAGCCTCGGCCTTGGCTCGGGCCTGCGCCTCGGCAGCCAGAGTGGCTTCATCGACAGCGGGTTCCTGCTGCGCGGGCGGAGTCCACTGAGAGTCGTCCTTTACTTGGACCTGACCCTGGGTCGGTTCCGTGGTTGTGGATTTCTTTGCACAGCCGGCAAAGAGAAGAAGGGACAAGGCCATAAGGGCCACAATACCGACATACCATTTGATTTTCATGCTCACTCCTTGATAGAGCCGTCGCCCGGCCATATTTACAGTCACCCGAGAGCGCTCGGTTTTCGCACTATTACGGTGTACCTTTTCCCAGATAAAAATCAACCCTGAATATATGACAATTTACCACTGCAGCGAAGTATCCCAGGCAGGCGCGAAAGCCGCTCCCTTGCCGGTGGATATCTTGCGCGGCGCATCTCCGTGGCGGGTGCTCAGGTACAGTTGATATTGGCCTGTCCGGCTGGAAGCGAAGGCCACGAAATAACCGTCAGGCCCGAAGGCAGGGTATTCGTCGTTGCCCGGGCCGAAGGTCAACTGCTTTTCCCGACCGGTTTCGAGGTCGTGCAGGAATATGCGGTGCCCGTCAGCGGTCTGGTGAGTGTAGGCCACGTAGCGACCATCCGGACTCAGGCACGGATGGGTGTTGTACTTGCCCGTTGTGGTCACGCGACGGACCTGACCGGACTTCATGTCCAGCAGATAGATATGGGGGTTGCCCGCCCTGCCCGAGGTGAAGACCATCTTGGACCCGGTTCGGTCAAAACTCGGGGAGACATCGATGTATGGGCTGGAGGCAAGCTGCTTCCCGACCTTGAAGGACTTGCTCAGCTCGTAGATGTTGGTTGTACCGTTCAGGTTCAGGGAGGCATAGAGTACGTCTTCAGGACCATAGACCGGGCTGATGACCGTATCGCCGAGCCCTTTGGCCACGCGACGGATCTTCTGGGTCTTGCTCTCGTAGATGCACAGCTCATGGCGTTCATTGCCGATGTGGGTAAAGGCGAGGTTTTCGCCATTGGCGGACCAGGCCGGGCTGAGGTTGAACCCGCCTAGATCGGAGATCTGCTTGAGCCCCCTGCCCTGCGGCAGAACGGTAAAGATTTCCTTGGTCTTGCCCACCTGTTTGACAAAGGCGATGGGCGAATCAAAAAAGCCCTTCTTGCCGGTCAGGGCCTCAAGGAATGCGGAGCAGAAACGATCGGCCACCAGAGGCAGCTTGTCGGCCACATCGCGGTACGCCTTGCCCACCACCCGTCGGCCGCTGAAGGTCTCGTAAACACGGGCTTCGAGATACTGACCGTTCCAGCCTGTCGTCATGCACAGGTCCACACGGGCCAGTTGGAAAGGCTTGAAATCAATATCCTGCGCAGTCACACCATGGCTGGGGTCCCCGCCGAGCAATTCGGTCGAGGGCACCAGTTTGAGGAACGGGATATAGGCCAAATCGTTGGCCACAAGCTCGGCAAAAGCCTTGGCCGAGGCATCCGGCACAGGCTGCCCGTCGAGTCCCTTTGACGGAAGCAGGGTTATGTTGACCAGACGCTGGCCCGGCCCATGAATATCCACGGTCAGTGGGCCCTGGGCCGAGGCAAGCACGGCCGTAAGGCAGACGATGACCAATGAGGCGAAAAATGTCGTTATCCGTTTCATACCATCTACTCTGAGAGTTCCTGGCTGTTGAAATTGATGCGGATGAGCCTGTCACGATCGGTTCTCGGCTTCTCCACATACTCGGTTTCCTTGATGGCTCGAAGGGCGGAACTGTCGAATTCAGGATTATTCGAGGGTTCCAGAACCTTCGAGGAAAGAATCTTGCCGTCCTGCGCAAGGGTGATTTCTATGGTGACCGTCAGGTTGGCCTCACCGGCAAAGGCGGGATAACGCCAATGCTTCTTGATGGCCGACCCGACGATAAGGGCATAGACTTCGGACAGGCCGGAGCCGGAACCGCCGACCGTGCCGCCTTCCCGGCCTCCTTCCTGGCCGCCGGGTTGTCCGCCATGGGCATAAACGTCGCTGCCCTCCTGCTTCTTCAGGGCGGCCAATTCGCTGGCAAGGGCGTTCTGCTTGGCAGCTTCCTCGCGCTTGGCCTGGGCCTTGGCCGCGGCCATACCCTCGGCAAGCAATTCCTTGGCCGTCTTTTGAGGCTTGGGCTTGGGTTTGGGCTCCGGTTTGGGTTTGGGCTCAGGTTTCGGTTCGGGCTTCGGCTTGGGCTTGGGCTCTTCCTTCTTCTTGACCACGGTCTTCTTCTCAACCTTCTTGGGGCTGATATCCTTGACCTCGGGCTCCGGCTCGGGTTCGGGTTTGGCCTCAACCACGGGTACGGGCTTGGCTTCGGCCTGTTCAGGCTGGGCCTTTACCACAGGCACATCTTCGGTCTGGGCTGGAGCTTCGGCCTTGGCCTGCACCTTGACCGGCGGTCCGGGAGGCGGAGGGGCAAGGGAGATGAGGTCCACGTTGTACACAGGGCGGTCCATATTCACGCGCGTGGCAGTGTAGTTCACGCCATACAGCGCGAAGACGAATATGCCCACGTGGAACAAGAGGGAAAGGAGGAATCCGAGGCCCTGCCGCATGTCTATAGCAACTCTGGAGATTTACTTGTTTTTGTCTTGCTTGGGCTGTTCGGCCACGATGCCGAGCTTGTCGATGCCCGCGCCCTTGATCTCGCCCATGACCTGAACCACGGTTCCGTAGGGGACTTCCTTGTCCGCGCGCAGGAAAAGCTGCTTCTTCTGCCCGGCCACCAACCGCTTGAGGTGGTCTTCCAGCTCGTCCATGGACACCTCGTATTCGTCCAGGAAGATCCTGCCGTCCTTGCGCACGGTCAGGACCAGATGCTCGGAATCCTG
This window harbors:
- the gpt gene encoding xanthine phosphoribosyltransferase, encoding MVDKSRYQKMFPVTWEQLHRDCRALSWRLVERGPWKGILAITRGGLVPAAIIARELDIHLIDTICLSSYNWKEQGDANILKGVDCEGEGWLLIDDLVDTGKTAKIARDMVPKAHFATVYAKPAGRPMVDTFITEVSQDTWILFPWDAGSQFVEPIIQVSE
- a CDS encoding FAD-dependent oxidoreductase, producing MAEYDFDIGVIGGGAAGLTVASGAAQLGVKTVLVERGASLGGDCLHTGCVPSKTLIRTAEIYHDMRHAARFGLPEVNVPPVDMGSVNGRIREVIEAIQEHDSEERFCGLGVKVVFGEARFVDEHMIDCSGKRLSARSWVLATGSSPAVPPIDGLADVSYLTNEDLFSLEKLPSSLAIIGGGPIGCEMAQAFTRLGTTVTIVQRNSQLLPVEDEDMAEVVRAALAAEGVKVELSAATTAVRRVNGEMEVEFARTGRSHTVRAEQLLVAAGRMPRVEGLGLENCGVELAGRGIKVDARLRTTQKHIFACGDVLGRYLFTHAAGYEGSIVLSNVVFHLPRKADYTRLPWCTYTDPELASVGMNEKRALEAGVEYSVFEELFTNNDRARAEGRIEGKVKLILDHKEKPLGAQIVGPHAGELLGQWATALGGGVKLSAMASMVMPYPTLGEINKRVAGRVLSPKLFSPMVRKTLSFLFDYKGRACTLD
- a CDS encoding TVP38/TMEM64 family protein gives rise to the protein MSRSAAGKLLVSALLAGLVAAYFLFDLGRFFSLDYLKQSREQFQALYGAHTFLVLGAYFLIYVAVAALGLPAAAVLTLAGGALFGLWVGLVMVSLASTLGASLAFLLSRYVLRESVRSRFGDKLGRIDRGVEREGAFYLFTLRLIPIFPFFVVNTLMGLTPMRLVTYAWVSQVGMLPGTAVYVNAGKELGQLDSLTGLLSPSLILSFVVLGLFPLAAKKGLGWYRKRRNHG
- a CDS encoding glucokinase, with translation MVKILAADIGGTNSRFALFEAQDNHLEMLDSIWLDTHGAQTFPELVGQLWDSDFPVRPGSFDAAVLAPAGAVYRGVTCPKLPNAPWGIDLREVDFGAAAVLINDFSAQAYACRTCAVDDALVIQDGEAMEGETIGVIGAGTGLGYSAMFKTSGKWAAIPSEGGHMAFPFVGREEAEYAEFNRLESGRNWPEGDSVVTGLGLQLVHRFLTGENLSPKEISARLTPESETAKWYARFYARACRNWAIGLMTTGGLFIAGGVAAKNPMLVQIPEFMDEFHNSHVYQDFLNTVPVKLNANEASGLFGAAFYGAQMLAGHGEGA
- a CDS encoding MotA/TolQ/ExbB proton channel family protein, producing the protein MGRKNLIGIGLSLAIFIGSFMLTGAAGAYFNLAAFLVVISGLSAAMLISYPVGHVKNAFAVAKNVYTNGRTTAEEIVTTLLDLSVKSKVDGVLSLERSANKATSSFLKSGLCLLVDNYKEDEIRECLSAEMAFFNLRRQQSERFFQTLARTAPAFGVAGSVIGLIGLLMGINDTAVILKNIPVAFISTLYGLILSHLVFSPIAENINYSTRAELLNQKLVMEGIVAISKEQNSYKLERKLASFLSPAEREGKTETLRRITRKYVQRKRQPVELADMADSAAVPDGDLEKASEAA
- a CDS encoding OmpA family protein encodes the protein MQKTDTKFDQGFTSFHQMEGEDPSRGANDWAVPWSDLMMVMFVLFAVLFIYASSKQDVKILFSKQSAEKAQSASALDPLIGLIGQIASRTTTGGSQDVVQVAENEVLYRSRTNGITVVREGRGQVRVTLRGDLFFDGGSGQLKPESAAYLDEIGDLVRLSVGLVHVIGFVDQSEAQGAQSFTLSSERAAGIADQLINRIGIAPKRLVVTGRGAYQPELPDTSAANQTSNRRVEIVISNNS
- a CDS encoding Maf family protein, which encodes MQKGPFRNRSPLVLASGSPRRRELLADLGLTFDVHPSPLEEPLPEPGESPAEYVLRMAELKTLDVAGRFRGATILGADTAVVLGERIMGKPHSKLDALEMLTTLSGMTHQVVSGFCVVLPDGKILSEAVSTDVDMRESTEGELMSYIETGEPMDKAGAYAIQGVGTFLVTAIRGSYTNVVGLPVARVLEVLTASGCAEPRLPNKS
- a CDS encoding DinB family protein — translated: MTDKPEKTTTAILGALQGSITIFSDLLRSIPTDVLDTKRGEGFWSLHEHAAHLADVQFMGLERMRRILTEDVPEFVPFVPGKEDETERPPLAPVDDIVTQFKSGREKQLELLKSASPEDWKRTAIHPEYEQYGLYIFARHILMHDHWHMYRMEELWLARDEDLSKLEG
- a CDS encoding GNAT family N-acetyltransferase is translated as MKKDCANVDWRAVADILKEVGMAHHSPEMHAKAFKASYTRVFIYDEDKLIGFGRAISDGAYQAAVYDCAVLPEYQGHKLGTRIMDALLKDVGECNVILYAAPGKEGFYQKQGFSRMKTGMARFTSPDAMRDKGFTE
- a CDS encoding class I SAM-dependent methyltransferase — protein: MESKPKAAGKSSIDLIDQDLAFDNIMVGSRATYLDLGCGAGNYTLALARRLGAGSLVYALDLWEEGIAALTERAREEGLGNVEAKVADLSRTLDLPTGSVDAAFMATVLHDLPEEARPGLMEEIKRVLVPGGVLALIEFKKFAKGPGPSDPEKRIGPEDADRLTAPHGFVHDTVVDLGEVTYLVRYIGK
- a CDS encoding GNAT family N-acetyltransferase, which produces MQPATDKDLPKIVEIYNSTVPTRLATADIEPVSVESKRAWFNNHIPGKRPIMVERIEGEVAAWVSFESFYGRPAYDRTAEISIYIAPEYRRQGLGKRLLKEALDMTPELGIRSVVAYIFSHNEGSIRLFRSFGFETWGDLPGIAEMDGKRYGLSILGKHVNP
- a CDS encoding phosphatidylglycerophosphatase A, producing the protein MTASNPLDKLALAVATLGPVGHFPKAPGTWGSLAATVVAPSLFLTLALPWRAAVLIAIFFIGTWACGRAETIMGKKDPGCVVVDELFGQWLALFFFQAMPLWYVAVGFALFRVFDILKPWPVKWAETAFPGGFGVMIDDGVAGLYAMGCLHLIAYLVSMIG